The genomic region CTGGTCCTTCGGTCGCCCGATGTCCCGTGTCGTAATTCAGACCCACGGACACGATGGAGCGGCAGTTGGGCAAGACCACGGTGGGGTCGGCCCGGCGAGATGGATCCCGCGCCAGCCAGGCCATTGTCCCGTGATAGCGGCGAGCCAGCCACTCCTCCAGCCGATCGAGCAGGGTTGTCGAATGGGATTGAGCGACCGAAGAGATTCCGACCGCGTCAAAGCCCAGAGCGATCGCTTCCTGCCGGATCACCGCCGAGAGCGACATGGTTAACGTGGTGTGCAGTCAAATCGAACGATGAATTGGACGGAACAATGTTCGGTGCCGCAGCGTCCGCAGGTGCCGGTGATCTTGGTTTTCCAGTCGGTCTGTTTCTCCTGGAACTGACACGTCATTTTCCCACCCTTGGAAATCGTCGTCCAGGGCTTGGTCGTCCCGGGGATCCGGGCGACGAGGCAGCCGGCCGGTATCGGAACTTGGCAATGTTGGGAAGCTTCTCCCTTGGCCATCCCGAAGCTGCAGGACTGCTCTGTTGTGGCGGTAAAATCCGAGGGACTTTGAGCCGCGGCAGGGGGAGCGGGCCAAGCCCACAGCAGAATCAGTGCGTAACTCAACAACCGGTAAGAGGAGTGCATCCCGGCGAATGGTAGCACAGCCTCCGAGCTTGCGGCTACGGACGACTCTGCGTAGAATCTCGCCCGGGCACCCGTTGAATCCCAACGGTGCGCCGCATGGATCCGCACTCAGGCGCATCTCCGTGCCGCCATTCGCCGTCGGAAACACATTCCAGGGCGGCGGGTGCGAGTGCTGGTCACCGCGTCCGTTCGAGTGAAGGATCGGACGCGTCACCTATGCGGGACGACAGACAACCTTGAGGGAGGAACCATGCTGGCTACGCGGATTCGTCAGAAGGAAGGCATGTTTTACTTCATCGGGTACAACGCGGCCGATCTGCTTGCGAAGGTGCAGTTCACCAGCCGTTATTATTTCGAAGGCGAGGAACTCTCGGAGGCAAGACTTTCCGAACACGACGACGTGGCGCAATTCATTGCCGGGATCGAGCGGAGCGAAAAAGGCTTCCAACGCTTGTTGAATCGACAGAAGATCAAACAGATCGTGAATTTTTATGAAACGGTGGTGGCGCAGCCGATGATTCCGGGAACGGTCCTGCTCTTCACCGATGAAACGCTCCGGTTTCAGCGGGCCGGCGAACATGAATCCATCGGCCATCTGAGCGAGCCGAGGGGGAAGTATCTGATCATTGACGGACAGCATCGGCTTGCCGGGCTTCACTTTTTCCAGCAACGCCATCCGGATCAGATCGACAAGGTGGAGGTTCCCTGTGTGCTCTTCGACGGCAGAACCGCGGAATTCGCCACCGAGATGTTCGTCATCATCAACAGCACGCACACGCGGATCAACCGATCTCACCTCGTGGATCTCTATGAGAAGGTGTCATGGGAAAGTCCCGAAAAAAAATTCTCCGCCAAGGTCGTCAATTTGCTCTACGGGGAATCGGACTCTCC from Nitrospira japonica harbors:
- a CDS encoding DGQHR domain-containing protein — translated: MLATRIRQKEGMFYFIGYNAADLLAKVQFTSRYYFEGEELSEARLSEHDDVAQFIAGIERSEKGFQRLLNRQKIKQIVNFYETVVAQPMIPGTVLLFTDETLRFQRAGEHESIGHLSEPRGKYLIIDGQHRLAGLHFFQQRHPDQIDKVEVPCVLFDGRTAEFATEMFVIINSTHTRINRSHLVDLYEKVSWESPEKKFSAKVVNLLYGESDSPLQYKINRLGGRSKQEKWILQSEIFNELLKVVTAHKRWIESHLGMKPERCYALVRDYLKGVKDVMQDVWGQNERYMFTRDVTLKALIRVLDDIVVDRKLINDWESERSAKPFADLVRPWAALGKEFRAEGFYERFPAKGQLERVRKIHQRLLDAIIG